One part of the Rutidosis leptorrhynchoides isolate AG116_Rl617_1_P2 chromosome 1, CSIRO_AGI_Rlap_v1, whole genome shotgun sequence genome encodes these proteins:
- the LOC139857082 gene encoding probable glycosyltransferase At5g03795, with protein MGSYSGKILWLIIIPVALILGFLILKRSNKEVSFSNSYNLGSFRNDSETKLAPVSQESEGGFFPDRRWRTADDGGDGGVQMADVPSLPPITLEEDMDMQQPDITTEDDNFAISSNISNFHLSTNETDNLPTITKVPRNFTSLDKLEAGLVQARAAIKDARNETQINDPDYTPYGPIYWNASVFHRSYLEMEKRFKVYVYEEGEPPIFHDGPCKSIYAMEGSFIFHMETTEFRTRDPEKAHIFFLPISSSMMVRFILDRKSSDHWTPMKRTVKDYVNLVASRYPFWNRSLGADHFIVACHDWGPELSKAVPELFTNSIRALCNANTSEGFKPSKDVSIPEILLHDGTMRGHIGGPSPRHRHVLAFFAGGVHGPIRPILLEHWENKDPDIQVHKYLPKGVSYIDMLRQSKYCISPSGYEVASPRMVEALYTGCVPVLIKDHYVAPFSDVLNWKSFAVIVQVEDIPNLKKILTGISTRQYLRMQRRGKQVKRHFEVNYPPKRYDVFHMILHSVWLRRLNARIRDSS; from the exons ATGGGTTCATATTCTGGGAAAATATTATGGTTGATTATAATTCCAGTGGCTTTAATTCTTGGATTTTTGATCTTAAAAAGATCAAACAAAGAAGTTAGTTTTTCCAATAGTTATAATTTGGGTTCTTTTAGGAATGATTCTGAAACAAAACTAGCACCAGTTTCTCAAGAAAGTGAAGGTGGATTTTTTCCCGACCGGCGGTGGAGGACGGCGGACGACGGCGGAGATGGTGGTGTTCAGATGGCTGACGTTCCATCTTTACCACCGATTACTCTTGAAGAAGATATGGACATGCAACAACCT GACATTACTACGGAAGATGACAACTTTGCTATATCTTCAAATATCTCAAACTTTCACCTTTCAACAAATGAAACGGACAATTTGCCAACAATTACGAAAGTTCCAAGAAACTTTACCAGTTTAGATAAACTTGAAGCTGGCCTTGTGCAAGCTCGAGCCGCAATTAAAGACGCAAGAAACGAGACACAGATCAACGATCCCGACTATACCCCTTACGGTCCAATATATTGGAATGCCTCTGTGTTCCACCG GAGCTATTTGGAAATGGAAAAAAGATTCAAGGTATACGTCTATGAAGAAGGGGAACCGCCGATATTTCACGATGGTCCTTGCAAGAGCATATATGCAATGGAAGGTAGCTTTATTTTCCATATGGAAACGACCGAGTTCAGAACTCGGGATCCTGAAAAAGCTCATATCTTTTTCCTTCCGATTAGTTCGTCTATGATGGTTCGATTTATATTGGACCGCAAATCTAGTGACCATTGGACCCCAATGAAGCGAACGGTCAAAGATTATGTCAATCTTGTTGCATCTAGATACCCTTTTTGGAACCGAAGCCTTGGTGCTGATCACTTCATTGTTGCTTGCCATGATTGG GGACCTGAGCTTTCGAAAGCTGTTCCTGAACTTTTTACAAACTCGATACGAGCCCTATGCAATGCAAACACCTCGGAAGGGTTCAAGCCATCGAAAGATGTTTCGATCCCAGAAATCTTGCTCCACGATGGAACAATGCGCGGTCACATTGGTGGGCCATCCCCAAGGCATCGTCATGTTCTCGCCTTTTTTGCAGGTGGAGTTCACGGCCCAATAAGACCGATTCTCTTAGAGCATTGGGAAAACAAAGATCCCGATATACAAGTACACAAGTACCTTCCAAAAGGCGTTTCATATATTGATATGTTAAGACAAAGCAAATACTGTATCTCGCCAAGTGGTTATGAAGTGGCTAGTCCGAGAATGGTTGAAGCGCTATACACAGGATGTGTTCCAGTACTTATAAAAGATCATTACGTAGCGCCATTTAGCGACGTTTTGAATTGGAAATCGTTTGCGGTTATAGTTCAAGTTGAGGACATTCCCAACCTTAAGAAAATATTGACGGGAATATCAACGAGGCAGTACTTGCGAATGCAACGAAGGGGTAAACAGGTAAAAAGACATTTTGAGGTTAATTATCCGCCAAAGAGGTACGATGTTTTTCATATGATATTGCATTCGGTTTGGCTTCGAAGACTGAATGCTCGTATTCGTGATAGCAGCTGA